CGATCGCCGGCGCGAACTTGGCGTTCTCCGGGCAGTCGGTGGACTGCGGAACCAGGTCCGCTACACGATCTGGATCGAGGCGCAGGCCATTGCCCTGGTTGGCCTCGTGCTGGGGGGCGCATGCGGGTCAGTGATGCTCAAGTACGTGTTGGTGATGACGGAGCGCGACATCGCCGGCACGGCGCTGCCGTACACATTCCCGGTGGGCATCGCGGCTATGCTCGTTCCGATCATGCTGGTGTCGGCATTTGTCGCCGCCCTGTGGCCGGCAGAGTCCGCCGTGCGCGGATCGCTGGCGGAAGCACTCGAGTATGAATAGATCACTGACCGCGCTCGCCCTGGTCGCCGCGCTGGCATCGCCCGCCATCGTGCAGGCGCAGGATGCCCGCGAGATCATGCTGGAACAGCAGCGGCGGACCGACGCAAAGTCGCAGCGATGGGAAGGCCTGCTGCAGGTCTTCGACGCCAGCGGCAAGGTCTCCGACAAGCGCTGGGTGTTCGAGCGGCTGGGAGCGCACGGCGGGAGCAAGTCGCTACTGACGTTTGTCGCGCCGCCCGACGTGAAGGGCGTCATGCTTCTGGTGCTCAGCTATCCGGATCGCGCATCCGATCAGTGGATGTGGATCCCGGCCAACGAGCGCGAGCGCCGCGTGGCGCTCCAGGACCGCGCCACGCGGTTCTTCGGCACCGACTTCACATTCGAGGATCTCGAAGAACGCGACGTCGAGCAGTACAGCTACTCGATGGTTGGCGACGAAGCGATCGACGGCGTGGCCTGCTGGAAGATCGAGTCGCGGCCGAAGCAGGCAAAGGCCTCGCAGTATACGCGCTCATATATCTGGGTGCGAAAGGACAACTACGCGTTCCAGCAGTTCGAGAACTACATCAAGAAGGAACTCGTGCGCCGGCTGAAGTACTCGCGCATCGAACAGGTACAGGGCATCTGGAGCGCCCGAATGGCCGAAATGACTGACTTCAGGCGCAACAGCCGGACGGTGCTGACCTTCGAGAAACTGCTGTACAACACCCCGATGAACGAAGAGGGCTTCACGGTGCAGGCGTTGCGTCGAGGAAAGTAGGGGTACACCCGAATGACCCGCCCCTCACGCACCGTTCAACTTTTGACGCTGCTCCTGGCGGCGAGCGCCTGGATCGACGTGCCGGCGCGTGCCCAGGACGTCTCCCAGAAGGGCTTTCTCGACGTCAAGGCCATCGCGTACCCGCAGACGACAGTCATCGACGACACGCGGATCGTGGGGGAGGCGCTCCTTCGTCACGAAGTGACCCCGAGACCCGCCAGGTGGTTCAAGCTCGTCGGAGCGCTCGACGCCCGCGTCGGCACACACGGTCAGACCGCGTGGGATGGCCTGGACTGGTCCGATCGCCAGTCGGAACGCCCGTCGCTCGGCGTCCGCCGCCTGGATGCCACGATCAGCCACGGCTCCATGACCTTCAGTATCGGCAAGCAGTTCGTCCGCTGGGGAAAGACCGACACCATCAACCCCACGGACCGGTTTGCCCCGCGCGACTTTCTGACGGTGTTCGACAACGAGTACCTCGCCGTGACATCCGCCAGGCTCACGGCCGGGTCAGACGCCAGCATGATCGACATCGTGCTCGCCCGGTTCACGCCAAGCCGCATCCCACTGCTCGACCAGCGTTGGTCGGGGTCGGCGTCCACCGTGCCGGTGCTGGCGATTGAAGACCAGGGCGCTGCGTATCCCGACCGCCCCCAGATCGGCGCCAGATGGAGCCACCTTGGCAAGGGCTACGAGTTGTCAGTCTCGGGATTCAGCGGAAACAACCATCTCCCGTTGATGGCCGTCCAGCTCGTCCCGGCAGTCCAGCCCGGCGTGCCGCTTCAGCCCGGCATCGTGCCCCACGTGGCGATCACCAGGGTCTATCCGCAGATCTGGATGGTAGGGGGCGATGCGGCCGTGCCATTGACCTGGTTTGTCGCCAAGGGAGAGGTGGCCTATTTCGGTTCGACCGACGGGCGGACAGACGAATACGTGCTGTATGTCCTGCAGGCCGAACGGCAGATTGGTGAGTGGCTCGTCGTCGCGGGATACGCGGGAGAAGCCGTCACGGCAACGCGCACGCCGACGGGGTTCGCGTTTGATCGCGGGCTCACCCGCGCGGTGCTCGGACGTGCCAGCTACGCCATCGATACCAACCGGAGCCTCGCCATCGACGCGGCTATCCGCCAGGACGGCGCTGGCCATTGGCTGCGATGGGAATTCTCGCAGGCGAGGGGACAACACGTGCGTGTCACGGCACAGGCCACCTGGATCCACGGCTCCCAAACCAACTTCTTCGGCCGCTACAATCGCAATTCCAATGCGACGATGAGCGTTCGGTACAGCTACTGACAAGAAAAGTGACCCGGCCCCTTTTGGCGGGCGTCGGCCCGCGGGGGTATGATCTGCCTAGCACGTCATTATTCCTTCTTCCCGGCCAAAGGGGACGTCGATGAACAAACAGGTCTACATAGCGGCATATCACCAGTCCAAGTTCGGCAAGTTGATGGGCATGACGGTGCCTGAGATCGTCAAGAACGCTGTGACCGAGGTCTGTCAGCAGGTCAAGACCGATCCGTCCCAGATAGACGTCGGGTCGATTGGAGCCGCGTGCAACTTCACGCTCAATCAACAGGGTCTGCTGGCCGGTCTGATGGCCACGGTGCCAGGTCTCGAGGGCAAGCCGATTGAATCGGTCGAAAACGCGTGTGCCTCGGGTGGCCAGGCCGTGCTGTCGGTCGTCTACAAGTTGCTGCTCGGGATAGGCGAGGTCGGGATTGCGCTCGGTTACGAGAAGATGCGCGATAACGAGGGCAAGGCGGATGGCAAGTTGATTGGCGCGGCCCTGGGCGTGTTCTCGCATCCGGACGAGCGGCCCGGTAAGGTCTTCGTGTTTCCCCACATCTTCGCCGAGGTGATGGCCGACTACATGAAGACGCACGGCGTGACCGAGGCCGACCTGGCGCAGATTGCGGTGGTTGAATACGCCAACGGCAACAAGAACCCGTACGCTCAGATGCAGAAGGCGACAATGACTATCGAGCAGGCCATGAAGATTGAGGGCATCAATCGCTACATCGTCGATGGTCTGCCCCTCAAGACGTTTGACTGCTCTCAGATGACCGACGGCTACGCGGCGCTCATTATCGCAACCGAGGAGGGGCTGAAGCGGCTCGGCGTGGCCAAAGCCGACTGCGTGCAGATTGCGGGCTACGCGCAGGCCACCGACTCGTTGCTGCGCGCGGGCCGCGACGTCCTGCGCCCCAAGGGCGCACTCGGCGCGATGAACAAGGCGTACCAGATGGCCGGCGTCTCACCGGGCGACGTCAATGTCGCCGAGATCCACGATTGCTTCACCGTGATGGGCGCCATCGGGACCGAAGTCGTCGGTAAGGCCGGATATGGCAAGGGCGCGAAGTACTGGGTTGACGGAAAGGCCAACGTCGACGGCGAGTGCGGGATCAACACCTCCGGCGGCCTGATTGCGAAGGGACATCCGGTCGGCGCCACCGGCATTGCGATGCTCGGCTGGGCCGCCTGGCAGCTGCTTGGCAAAGTGCCGCCCGCCCTGCAGGTGAAGAACGCGAAGGCCGCCGCCACCTTCAACATTGGCGGACCCATCTGCGCGTCGGTGTGCACGGTATTGAAGCCGGCGTCGTAATCGGGCAGGTTCGGGGGCCGGGATGAACCAGGAAGAACGCACGCAGCGAAGCCGCACGGCCATCCTCGACGCGGCGCTCGGGCTGTTTTCGACGCAGGGCTACCGAGCGACGTCCATGCGGGACGTCGCGCAGAGAGCCTTGGTGTCGATTGGCAACGTCTACCATCACTTCGACGCCAAGGAAACGATCTTCCGGGAGCTCCTCGATGCGTTCTGGCGCGTGGTCGAGACGCCGGAGTTTCCCGTGACACACGCCCTGACCGTGGGGACGTTTCCGGAGAATCTGGAAGCCCTCGGCCACGCTGCCCAGGAGAGCATCGCCAAGTACCGGCCTTACATCAGGCTGATCTACGTGGACGTCGTCGAATTTGAAGGAAGCCACATCCGGAAGTTCTATTCCGAGATGGCCAGCGTCTTTGAGCGATTCGTCGAGGTCCACAAGGACGAGATCAGGATCGAAGGCAAGCTGCGCCGCGACATCCCGCCTGCCGAGGCGATCATGTTCGTGTTCCGGACATACCTTCAGCACTTCGCCGTCGAACTCGTCTTTGGCGTGCCTGATCTCTACGGCAAGAGCACTGGCCAGATTATTCGCGAGATTTCGGACATCATGCGCAACGGGCTGCTTCAAGCGAAGGCTTGAGGCACTAAGACAGCAGCACCATCACGCCGGGAATCACGGCCAGGTTGCCGGCCAACCACCACGGCCAGAACGCCCGGCCTTTGGGCAGCGTGAGATTAAACGCGAGCGTCATTGGCAGAACCACCCGCGGCGTGGCTCCGGGCTCTCCGCCCCACACGTGATCAGAGACGAGCAGCATGAGCACCGCGAAGACCGCCCCGGTGCACCACAGCGGGCTTCTGATGTTCGGCCGGAACAAGAGGCCGGCGGCCTGCACGGTGAGCGAGATCAGGACCAGCGCGCCTGGACTTCGCCAGATCGCGTTTGGGCCAAACGTGAAGAACGAGCCGTGGATCAGGCCATCCCACTGGGCGGCAAAGGCCGCAAGCGGCACGCCGAGCGACGGACCGTGGGCGAGCACCGTCGACCTGTAGATCGAACGCAGATAGTCGATCCACAACAGTTCTGGCAGCACCAGCAGCAGGCTGCACGCCAATAGCACCCATAGCCGCGGTCGTCTTCCCATGGCCAGTACGAGCGGGAAGAGCGCTGCGGCCGCCAGCAGGTTCGTTTCGCGCCCCAGCACGGACACCCCAACGATGGCCGCAGCCGTCTTGATGTGGCCTTTCTCGGCCGCGGTGACGGCCAGCGCGACCAGCAGCAGGCTCGGCCCGTCGAGCACCGCCAGCCTGACCGAAGCCAGCAGGCCCTGCGTAAAAAGGCACGCCGCCCACACCAGCAACCCACGCATATCATCGGCCGGCAGCCGACGTGCGAGCCACCAGGCCAGCAGGAGCCAGACCAGCACGTTCTGCACCGAGTAGGCCTGGAGAATCCACGCCGGGCGACCGAGCCCAAGGCAGTAGGCCGTCATCGAGAACAGGATGCGCCGGGCTCTGAACGGCGCCATGTCCATCAGCGTGTCGGTGTCGGGCTCGCGCAGGAGAGGGTCCATGGCCAACTGGGCATAGAATTGGCCGTCGTAGCCTGCCGTGCCAGGATAGTGGAAATGAGCCGTCCGCTGCAGCGTCTGGCTTTCGAACTCATGGTCGCGCTCGGAGAAGTTGATAAGCGAGGTGAACCCGGTGACCGGGTCGTAGTATCTCGCGACCAGGGCGAGCAGCATCATGACGAGCGCCAGTCGCGCGAGGGCTATGACGCGACCGCGGTGACGCGCGTATATGATCAGGATCGTGCTGTTGCTGATGCGCCGCGCAATGTTCACGATGATTCCATCCAACACCATTCGCGCTATCGGCGTTTCGCGACCGCAGTTCAACCGGGGTCTCGCGATCGCCGGTCTCGTGGCGCTCGTCGCGTTTCCAGGCGGTTGCAGCAGGGCTCCGCAGCCCATCCACATCGACCTGCTCTCGCTGCTGGCGCGCGCCGACAAGAGGCCGCCCAGCAGGCCAGGCGAAGCGTTCGTCGTGCGCGACGTCCAGTTTGACGGTCGCACGATTCCCGCCGTCATCGTTCCCCAGCCGAGCCGCATCGTGTGGACCGTCAGGATACCTCGCCGGGCGACGCTGACGACGCACGCGGGGCTGGCACCAGACCGCACCGGTAAGTATGCCGGAGATGCCGTATTCCGAATTGGCGTTTCTGGGGGAAAACTCTACGAGAAGGTGTATGAGCGCCGGCTGACCCCGAACAAGGTTGAGGCCGACCGCTCCTTCGTGCCGATCGCGGTCGACCTGTCGGCCTGGGCCGGGTGGCAGTGGAGCCTGTTCTATCGGCCGAGCGAGAGGGCGTGGAACGTCGTCTTCAGCGTCGATGGCACGAAATCATCTGATACCCCGCTGTGGCTGGCGCCCGCGATCAAGGGCGTTAAGTGAAGGGATTCCGGATGGTCGCTTGCGGGGTATGATGAGAAGCGCCGCACGCATGGCTGCTCCCGGGGACCCGATTTCATGAACGACATTGTCGACTTCATCCAGGTGAATCGTGATCGGTACGTCGAGGAACTGAAGCACTATCTGGCCATTCCCAGCATCAGCGCGATGCCGGAGCACGCCGGGGACGTGCGGCGGGCCGCCGAGTGGACCGCGGCTGAGATGACCCGCATCGGCATGGAGCATGTCCGCGTCGTCGAAACCGCAGGTCATCCCATCGTCTGTGGCGACTGGCTGCATGCGGAAGGCGCACCGACCGTGCTGCTTTATGGACACTACGACGTGCAGCCGGCGGACCCGATTGAGCTGTGGAAGTCGCCGCCGTTTGTCGCAACCATCCGGGACGGCGAGATCTACGCGCGTGGTGCCTGCGACGACAAGGGCCAGGTGTTCATCCACCTCAAGGCGATCGAAGCGCACATCCGCAAGTCGGGTCGGCTGCCCGTCAACTTCAAGGTCTTGCTGGAAGGCGAGGAGGAAGTCGGCAGCGTCAATCTCGTGCCCTACGTGCGAGACAACCGCGCTGCGCTGGCCTGCGACATGGTCCTCATCTCGGACACCGAGATGTTCGACCGCGGCGTACCATCGATCTGTTACGGCCTGCGTGGCCTCGCCTATATGCAGATCGACCTGCGCGGCACGAGCCAGGACCTGCATTCGGGCTCGTACGGCGGGGCCGTCGCCAATCCGGCCAACGTGCTCGCCCATGTCATCGCCCAACTCAAGGACAAGAGCGGCAACATCAAGATTCCCGGGTTCTATGATGACGTGCGGGCGCTGCGCGAGGAAGAGCGCGCGGAGTTCAAGCGCCTGCCGTTCAATGAAGTCGGATTCAAGAAGCACATCGGCGCCCCCCGCCTCACCGGCGAACGCGGCTACAGCGTGCTCGAACGCGTCTGGGCGAGACCGTCTCTCGATGTGAACGGGCTGCTGGCGGGCTGGACCGGCGAGGGCAGCAAGACCGTCATTGCCGCCACCGCGATGGCGAAGGTGAGCATGCGGCTCGTGCCGAACCAGGAACCCGAAAAAATTGCGGCGCTCTTCGAGGCCTACGTGAAGAAGATTACGCCGAAGACCGTCGACGTGAAGGTGACCAACCTGCACGGCGCGAAGCCGTGGATGACGGACTTCGACAACATCTACGTGCAGGCCGCCGGGCGCGCCATCGAGAAGGGGTTCGGAAAACGGCCGGTCTACACGCGCGAAGGCGGTTCAATCCCGGTCGTCGCGAACTTCCAGGAAGAGCTGAACGTGCCGGTCGTCCTCTTCGGCTTCGGCCTGCCGGATGACAATCTGCACGCGCCCAACGAGAAGTTCAGCCTCGACAACTTCTTCAACGGGATCGTGGCGTCGGCGTTTCTCTACACCGAGGTGGCGGCGACAAGACGGTAGTCGGCAGACAGTTTCTTCCGTGCCTTCGGCGACCCCGGGTCTGAAGACCCGGCGATCCAGAATCACTTCTTACCGTAGAACGGCGTCATGTCCCTCTTGCCGCGCTCCAGGTACGGCACGCCCTTCTCCATCCACTGCGGCAGCGGCGCCCCCAGCAGGTAGTGGTCGAAGAACTCGGCCATGTGCACGGTCCAGTACTTCATGTTCTCGCGCTCCCGCAGGCCGTGTTTCTCCCCGTTAAAGTTGAACATGTAGGCTTCCTTGCCGAGTCTCCGCAAGGCGGTGAAGAACTCAATCCCCTGGTACCACGGCACCGCGTCATCGTCATCATTGGCCATGGTCAGGTACGGCGTGTTCACCTTCTCAACCCAGAAGATCGGGGAATTCTCGATGAACTGCAGCGACCGCAGCCACGGCGGCGCGCCGATGCGGCTCTGCGTGCGTTCGTACTGGAACGCACGCGACATGCCCGTGCCCCAGCGGATGCCGCCGTAGGCACTCACCATGTCCACCACGGATGCCCCCGCCTCGACGGCCCTGAACATGTCGGTGCGCGTGATCAGGTAGCTGATCTGGTAGCCGCCCCAGCTGTGACCCTGGATGCCGATGCGCGCCGGATCGATGTAACCCTGCTCGACGATGTGCTGGACCGCCGGGATGACGCACTTGAGGGCGCCTTCGCCCGGATACCCGATCTCGTACTCGATGTCCGGCTGCAGCACGATGTAGCCGTTGCTGACATAGCGCGCCACGTTGATGCTGCTCGAACCAGGCGCCGGCGCCACGTACCGGTTCAGGCCCGCGGTCAACTGCTCGTAGATGTAAACCATCAACGGGTACTTCTTCGCCGGGTCGAAGTTCTCCGGCCTGGTCAGGATCGCGTGCAGCACCTTCCCATCAGCGTTGCGGTAGTCGACCAGTTCGGATCGGCCCCAGATGAACTGGGATTGCTGTGGGTTGGCATCGGAGATCTTCGTTGGGTTGCCGAAGGTCCCGCTGCTGACCCACAAGTTGGGGAATTCCTCGAAACGCTGCTCGGTGTGGAGATACACCTCGGCATCTTTCGCCTTGACGAGGCCCCCGACCGATTTATTCAGCATCACCAGTTTGGACGGGTCCGCGATTGGCGGCGGTGCCGGCAATGGCGGAGCGGCCTTCGTGTTCTTCGCCTCCACCTTCTTCGGAGCCCTTGGGTCGGTTGCCGGAGCCGCCGGCACCGGGGGAACACTCACCCTGTAGAAGCCGCTCGCCCTGGTCACATCGTCAGTGGTGGCGAGCAGCAGCGGTTTGTCCAGCTTGATGGGTTGATCTGAACCAGTTGGCCCGCGTCGGCGTCCCGCCGCCCCGCCCGCATCGTCGCCGTCAACGCGCTGATAGCGGAAGACGAGCTTCTGCTTGCGGCCCACTCCATTGGTGATCATCCGCGGCGCCGTGCCGTCGAAGCGGATCTCCCAGATGTCGTAGCGGTCGTACAACAGCACCGACCTGTCACCATCGGTCCATCCGGCAATACCGTACGTGCCAGGCAGATCGGGTGTGTCCCAGTATTCGTTCTCGAACTTGACGCCGAGGTTCGCGGTCAGGTTGATCCGTCTGCGGTCGGCGGCCTGGTAGACGATCCACTCGTGTTGGTTGGCGTCGTAGTAGATGACGTACTTGCCGCCGGGAGACAGCCGCGCGTCAAACGGCGACTTGTCGAGGATTTTCTGGCGGCTCCCATCCTGGAGGCTGACAAGGTAGTAGTCGTTGTAGCCCATGTCCCAGGACACCTGCTGGCGGTATGGCACATCGGACACGCCAATCGCCATCGCATTGTCTTCCGTCAGCCTGATCGTCGGCATGTCCGGGCTGGCGAGCACGACGATGCGCCTGTCCTTTGGGTAGACGACGGCCTGGTAGTTGCGCTTCTTCTCTTCTTCGGCGCGGACTTTCTGCATCGGCTGCAGTTCGGCGTCCTTCCAGTGCCAGATGTCGACCTTGACCGGTTCTGGTGCATCCTCGGGCGGGTCGGGCACCGGCGGCTTCGCGTAGCCGAAGAAGAGCCGCGTACCATCCTTCGAGAAGTCGAGCGTGCCGTTCTCACTGGCCGCCATCCCGTCGGGCATGCCCTTGGTTCCCTCGGCAACCAACTCAACGGCGGCCTCAGTCGCCGTTGGCCACAAGTAGAGCTTGTAGGTCGTGACGTCGTTCTTGTAGGTGTCGCGGTCTGCCAGGAAGGCGAGTTGCGCGGCCTTGTCGTCGAAGGACAGTCCCTTGTAGTGGCCGAGGCCGGAGACGAGCGTCCTGGTGACTCCATCGGTCGATCGCCGCGCGTACGCTCCGTCTTTGTCGGGTGTCTTGGCAGCCGACGACACGCCGTACGCGAGCCAGGCGCCGTCCTTACTCCACGCGTACTCGACGACCTCGGGAATGGTCGCTTGGGTCCCCGTGGCGAGTTCTCGGACGACGAGTTCGGTGCCAGGGTCCTTCTTCTTTTCCTTCTTCTTCGCGTCTTCAGCCTTGGCCTCGGGCTTGGCCTCCGCCTTTGGTTCAGGCTTCGCACCCGCCTTGGATTCGCCCTCCTTCTTTTCCGGCGTCTCGAGCAGGTACGCAACGTACTTGCCGGAGTCCTCTGGCAGCTTGAAACTCTTCACACGGGCCGCCGAAAAGCCCTCTCCGGTGGCGAGGTTCAACACGCCGAAACCAGCCTTGGGTTGTTCCTCAGGTTTCTTCTTCTCCTTCTTGGCCTTGTCGACTTCAGCCTTCACGGGCGCGACGGCAAACACCACGAACTTGTCGTCAGATGTGAACACGGCGTCACGTCCCCGCGCCTGCCGCTTCTCAGCATTCGTCTTCAGGTTGCGGATGACGAGTTCGCCGTCGCCATCCTGCGGCGCGAGCGTGTAGATGAGCCAGGTGCCATCGCGCGACAGCTTCGTGCCCTGAATGGACTTCCAGCCGTCATAGACGTCGTGAGTGATGGCGCGTTTCGCGGGCTGCTGCGCCGAAAGGCCGTCGAATGCCAACCAGAAGCACGCCACCAGGATCAGACACAGAGCGAGTCTTGCACGCTGCCGCATGGGAACTCCTTCCAAAAATCGGGCGCGCGCATGGTAGCACACCCGCCTTCGCCCTTGGGACGCCGAAGCTGCCATAGGCAGCGAAGGCGCCTACGGCTTCGGCGCGGCTCCGGCCGCCTTCGCCGCTGGCTACGGCGGGCCAAGGGCGCGAGTTGCAGGGGCGCGATTGATCGCGTCCGCGTTATCTCAACGGGCGGGAATCGTGGACTGCGCCATCTTCTCCCCGGCGTGGACAGGGATTGGCAGCCGGTTCTGCTTCGGGGGGTAGGGGCAGTCGTAGTCGTGGTTGTAGTAGCAGTACGGATTGAACGCCCGATTGAAATCGACGACGTAGACGCCGGTCTTGCTGCGATCGATCTCCAGGTACCGCCCCGCGGAGTAGGTCTCCGTGCCGCTGGTCAGATCGCTGAACGGAATGAACAGCCGATCGGGTGGCGTGTCGGCCTCGACAAATGCGGCCAGCGAAAGTGGCCGTCCCTTGAGCGTGAACTCGAGCGTGCCGACCTGCTCCATATCGCGGATCTTCCCTGTGGATGTCGGCATCTTCGCCGGCGTGCGTACCGGCGCGGGCGTAAACGATGCCGGCACGGCGTACGCGGGATCGGGAGCGAAGTACTTGAGCGGGAGATAGGTGGCGCGCGCGCTCGCGGGAACCGGCGAGTTCTCCGCCGAGAGAAAAGCGGCGTCCTTGCTTGCCCGTTCGGCCTGCAATGTCCCGATGTACTCCGCGTCGGCATCAACCGGTTTGCCACCGCACGCGACCGCAATCGCCAGCAACCCAAGCAGGCAGAACGGGAGTCCGAACTTCCTATCTGAAGACATATCCCCCCTTGGCGACCGTCGCGTCCGCGATCCGGCGCCTCAAGGCAATCGTATTCACTGGCACAGGCTTCAACAAGCGCCGCAACGCGGCCAGGTGCATCCGCAGCATGTCGCCGTCGGCAAGCGCAGCGAGCGCCTGTTTCGCGTTGAACTCCACGCGCGCGGCGGCATCGTTGACGAAGACCTGCGCGGCATCCTGCTGCAGCGCAGCCCTCGGCAGTGATCGTGCGGCGGCGTCGATCGCCCGGAGCACGGCGCTTTCGGCCTGGTACGTGTCGATGAGGATGTCGGCGATCGACATCATCACTTCCTGCTCTTCGCCAAGCTTCTCGGCGTGCTTGAGCATCCCGACGCCCATCACCGCGAGCGCGACCTTCTTGAGACTCGCGACGGTCTGCTGCTCATCGCCGAGTACCCCGCCGGCCGTCCTGGCGCCCATCTGCGGCGGGCCCATCAACTCATCCTGCAGTTTCTTCGCCGCCTGGATGATCGGCAGGTCGCCCTTGAGCGCGCGGCGCATCAGCATCCCGGGGATGAGCAACCGGTTGATCTCGTTGGTGCCTTCGAAGATGCGGTTCACCCGGGCATCGCGGAAGTGGCGCTCGGCAGGGTAGTCGCGCACGTACCCGTTGCCGCCGTGGATCTGGATGTTCTCATCGAGAACGAAATCGACGACCTCGCTACCGGCGACCTTGGCGATTGAGGCCTCGACGGCATACTCCTCGCCGGCCGCCAGCACGGCAGCCATATCTTCGCGCGACGTCTGGTGTTCGTTGATCGCGACATCGAGCAGGCCCGCCGTCCGGTAGAGCATGCTCTCGAGCGCGTAGGTCCGCGCGCTCATCTCACCAATTTTGTGTTTGATGGCGCCAAAGGTGGCGATGGGATGTCCGAACTGCTGCCGAGCTGCCGCATAGCGGGCCGACTCGCCAACCACCGCGACGCTGCCCCCGGCGCACATGAAGCCGAGCTTGAGGCGGCCGAAGTTGAGCACGTTGAAGGCGACGCGGTGGCCCTTGCCCACCTCGCCCAGCACGTTCTCGGCCGGCACGCGCACGTCCTGCAGCAGCACGGACGTAGTCGACGACCCGAGCAGCCCCATCTTGTGCTCTTCTTTTCCGCTCGACACCCCCGGATACGCCCGCTCGACGATGAACGCCGTAAAGTGTTGGCCTTCGACCTTGGCGAACACGATGTAGAGATCCGCGAATCCGCCGTTAGAGATCCACATCTTCTCGCCAGTGATGACGAAGCTGCCGTCGGCCTGGCGCATCGCGCGCGTTTTCACGGCGAGCGCGTCGGACCCCGCGCCGGACTCGGACAGGCCGTACGCGCCGATGATCTCCGCCGTCACCAGGCGCGGCACGTACTTCTGCTTCTGCGCCTCGGTGCCGAAGAGCAGAATCGCGAGC
This genomic interval from Acidobacteriota bacterium contains the following:
- a CDS encoding acyl-CoA dehydrogenase family protein, with translation MSVQTASLATRGGGWLLATTEPSAIFTPDRFTEEHKLIGQTADEFMSTEVLPNIDRLEQKDWAFARQLLRQCGELGLLGADTPEAYGGVHLDKISSLILSERLAMSASFATSYGAQVNLSLLAILLFGTEAQKQKYVPRLVTAEIIGAYGLSESGAGSDALAVKTRAMRQADGSFVITGEKMWISNGGFADLYIVFAKVEGQHFTAFIVERAYPGVSSGKEEHKMGLLGSSTTSVLLQDVRVPAENVLGEVGKGHRVAFNVLNFGRLKLGFMCAGGSVAVVGESARYAAARQQFGHPIATFGAIKHKIGEMSARTYALESMLYRTAGLLDVAINEHQTSREDMAAVLAAGEEYAVEASIAKVAGSEVVDFVLDENIQIHGGNGYVRDYPAERHFRDARVNRIFEGTNEINRLLIPGMLMRRALKGDLPIIQAAKKLQDELMGPPQMGARTAGGVLGDEQQTVASLKKVALAVMGVGMLKHAEKLGEEQEVMMSIADILIDTYQAESAVLRAIDAAARSLPRAALQQDAAQVFVNDAAARVEFNAKQALAALADGDMLRMHLAALRRLLKPVPVNTIALRRRIADATVAKGGYVFR